Proteins co-encoded in one Oncorhynchus kisutch isolate 150728-3 linkage group LG1, Okis_V2, whole genome shotgun sequence genomic window:
- the slc32a1 gene encoding vesicular inhibitory amino acid transporter — MAHLIRSKFQNKLSNAATSMSNKSTAKVSGMMARMGFQAATDEEGLGFAACDDLDYDHRQGLQMDIMKSDDMGGGDAGEGSGEGGMAGGEDGMATGDSHYQRDGTGPPPSGSKASGLGEEEKSPKITAWEAGWNVTNAIQGMFVLGLPYAILHGGYLGLFLIIFAAVVCCYTGKILIACLYEEDEDGQLVRVRDTYVDIANACCQPRFPSLGGHIVNVAQIIELVMTCILYVVVSGNLMYNSFPTLPISQKSWAIVATAALLPCAFLKNLKSVSKFSLLCTIAHFVINILVIAYCLSRARDWAWDKVKFYIDVKKFPISIGIIVFSYTSQIFLPSLEGNMQKPSEFHCMMNWTHIAACVLKGLFALVAYLTWADATKEVITDNLPSTIRAVVNLFLVSKALLSYPLPFFAAVEVLEKSFFNEQERTWFPNCYGGDGRLKAWGLTLRCSLVVFTLLMAIYVPHFALLMGLTGSMTGAGLCFLLPSLFHLKLLWRKLLWHHVFFDVAIFVIGGICAISGFIHSMEGLIEAYKYGIED; from the exons ATGGCACATTTAATTCGAAGCAAGTTTCAAAATAAACTGTCAAATGCGGCAACTTCCATGTCGAATAAATCCACTGCGAAGGTGAGCGGCATGATGGCCAGGATGGGCTTCCAGGCCGCCACAGACGAGGAGGGACTGGGCTTCGCCGCATGCGATGATTTGGATTACGACCACCGGCAAGGACTGCAGATGGACATCATGAAATCGGATGACATGGGTGGTGGAGACGCTGGAGAAGGGAGTGGAGAGGGTGGCATGGCTGGAGGAGAAGACGGAATGGCGACTGGGGACAGCCACTACCAGAGAGATGGCACCGGACCCCCGCCCTCCGGTTCTAAAGCCTCAGGTCTGGGCGAAGAAGAAAAATCACCAAAAATCACCGCTTGGGAAGCGGGCTGGAACGTCACCAATGCAATCCAG GGGATGTTCGTTCTGGGTTTACCATACGCCATTCTCCACGGGGGCTACCTCGGACTGTTTCTCATTATTTTCGCCGCCGTGGTATGTTGCTACACGGGGAAAATCCTCATCGCCTGTCTGTACGAGGAGGACGAAGACGGTCAACTGGTGCGTGTGAGGGACACATACGTGGACATAGCCAACGCGTGTTGTCAGCCGAGGTTTCCATCTTTAGGTGGTCATATCGTGAATGTAGCCCAGATCATTGAGCTGGTAATGACGTGTATCCTGTACGTTGTTGTGAGCGGTAACCTGATGTACAACAGCTTTCCCACGCTTCCTATCTCTCAGAAGTCCTGGGCCATAGTGGCCACCGCCGCCCTGCTACCCTGCGCCTTCCTCAAGAACCTCAAGTCCGTCTCAAAATTCAGCTTGCTGTGTACTATCGCGCACTTCGTCATCAACATCCTGGTAATTGCCTACTGCCTCTCCAGAGCGCGTGACTGGGCCTGGGACAAAGTCAAATTCTACATCGATGTAAAGAAGTTTCCGATTTCTATTGGAATCATTGTGTTCAGTTACACCTCTCAGATTTTCCTTCCGTCGCTCGAGGGGAACATGCAGAAGCCCAGCGAGTTCCATTGCATGATGAACTGGACCCACATCGCCGCGTGTGTCCTCAAAGGTCTGTTCGCCCTCGTGGCCTACCTGACTTGGGCGGATGCCACCAAGGAGGTCATCACAGACAACCTGCCCTCAACCATCAGGGCTGTCGTAAACCTCTTCTTAGTGTCCAAAGCCTTACTGTCATACCCATTACCATTCTTCGCTGCAGTCGAGGTTTTGGAGAAATCCTTTTTTAATGAACAAGAACGCACGTGGTTCCCAAATTGCTACGGGGGCGATGGACGCCTGAAAGCGTGGGGCCTCACTCTCAGATGCAGCCTTGTGGTGTTCACGTTGCTCATGGCCATTTATGTACCGCATTTTGCCCTTCTCATGGGTCTAACCGGCAGCATGACGGGCGCGGGGCTGTGCTTTCTGCTCCCCAGCCTCTTCCACCTCAAGCTGCTATGGAGAAAGCTGCTATGGCACCACGTATTCTTTGATGTCGCTATATTTGTAATAGGAGGCATATGCGCTATCTCCGGTTTCATCCACTCAATGGAGGGACTCATAGAAGCTTATAAATATGGCATAGAAGATTAG
- the aurka gene encoding aurora kinase A has protein sequence MDAARLKMAKDSKLQRPVSEHKLTSDGPKRVPVSQSSSGHKPVAYATPAQRVLGPSNGPQRIQRSMTQKPETTVPHTKTTQPQAGYQNVNPVQPQPKPQSQIQSLKSVKGPPQTQTPKPVQTPSQPKVQTLTQSQPKNHANASTPSSEPARATEHSKQEKPQNKPTKSESSTASSKKRWALENFDIGRPLGKGKFGNVYLARERQTMFILALKVLFKKQLEKAGVEHQLRREVEIQSHLRHPNILRLYGYFHDTARVYLILEFAPKGELYSELQRCGSFDEQRSATYIMELADALNYCHSKKVIHRDIKPENLLLGANGELKIADFGWSVHTPSSRRSTLCGTLDYLPPEMIEGRTHDEKVDLWSLGVLCYEFLVGRPPFETKNNEDTYRKISRVEFTYPVHVSVGSRDLIDKLLKHNPLHRLPIQGVLAHPWVVEKSTKTPTAMSHSPEQNK, from the exons ATGGATGCTGCTAGACTCAAGATGGCAAAGGACTCGAAGCTTCAAAGGCCTGTGTCTGAACACAAG CTTACCAGTGATGGGCCGAAGCGTGTTCCCGTGTCCCAGTCGTCCAGTGGTCACAAACCTGTGGCCTACGCCACACCAGCCCAGCGCGTTCTCGGGCCGTCAAATGGGCCGCAGCGTATCCAGCGATCCATGACCCAGAAACCGGAGACCACAGTCCCACACACCAAGACCACTCAACCGCAAGCTGGTTATCAGAATGTGAATCCTGTTCAACCCCAGCCTAAACCGCAGTCTCAAATACAGAGCCTCAAATCTGTTAAAGGGCCACCTCAAACCCAGACCCCCAAACCTGTCCAGACCCCCAGCCAGCCAAAAGTTCAGACCCTAACCCAGAGCCAGCCAAAGAACCACGCCAACGCTTCGACTCCAAGTTCTGAGCCAGCCAGAGCCACTGAACATTCCAAGCAGGAAAAGCCACAAA ATAAACCTACCAAGAGTGAATCCTCGACTGCTTCTTCAAA GAAACGCTGGGCCCTGGAGAACTTTGACATTGGTCGTCCCTTAGGGAAGGGTAAGTTTGGCAACGTGTACCTGGCCAGGGAGCGCCAGACCATGTTCATCCTGGCCCTCAAGGTGCTCTTCAAGAAGCAGCTGGAGAAGGCCGGGGTGGAGCACCAGCTACGAAGGGAAGTGGAGATCCAGTCACACCTCAG gcaccCCAATATCCTGCGTCTTTATGGTTACTTCCACGACACGGCTCGTGTTTACCTCATCCTGGAGTTTGCTCCTAAAGGGGAACTGTACAGTGAGCTGCAACGATGCGGAAGCTTTGATGAACAAAGGAGTGCCACG TACATCATGGAGCTGGCGGATGCACTGAACTACTGCCACTCTAAGAAAGTCATCCACCGGGACATCAAGCCTGAGAACCTGCTGCTGGGGGCCAACGGGGAGCTGAAGATAGCAGACTTTGGCTGGTCGGTGCATACACCCTCCTCAAG GAGGTCAACTTTGTGTGGAACTCTGGACTACCTTCCTCCAGAGATGATTGAGGGCAGAACCCATGATGAGAAGGTGGATCTGTGGAGCCTGGGGGTGCTCTGCTATGAGTTCCTGGTGGGTCGCCCTCCATTTGAGACGAAGAACAACGAGGACACCTATCGCAAGATCTCACGG GTGGAGTTCACTTACCCAGTCCATGTTAGCGTTGGCAGCAGAGACCTAATAGACAAACTGCTGAAGCACAACCCCCTCCACAGGCTCCCTATCCAGGGTGTTTTGGCCCATCCCTGGGTGGTGGAGAAATCGACCAAGACGCCCACCGCCATGTCTCACAGCCCAGAGCAAAACAAATGA
- the prelid3b gene encoding PRELI domain containing protein 3B, translated as MKIWTSEHIFNHPWETVTKAAMQKYPNPMNPSVFGVDVLDRSVDTRGRLHSNRLLSAEWGLPSIVKSIIGRTQTCTYIQEHSVVDPIEKTFELQSSNITFTNMVSVDEKLTYRPHPDDAEKTILTQEALISVKGVSLSSYLEGVMASTISANAGKGREAMEWVIRKLNAEIEELAAAARGTIRPPMAAAMTSEK; from the exons ATGAAGATCTGGACATCGGAACACATTTTCAA CCATCCTTGGGAGACAGTCACCAAGGCTGCGATGCAGAAGTACCCCAACCCCATGAACCCCAGTGTGTTTGGGGTGGATGTGTTGGACCGTAGTGTGGACACACGGGGACGCCTGCACAGCAACAGGCTGCTGAGCGCTGAGTGGGGCCTGCCTTCCATCGTCAAGTCG ATCATTGGCAGAACACAGACGTGCACATACATTCAGGAGCATTCTGTAGTGGACCCCATTGAAAAGACATTCGAGCTTCAGTCTTCAAAC ATCACATTCACTAACATGGTGTCAGTGGATGAGAAGCTTACATACAGACCACATCCTGATGACGCAGAGAA GACGATATTGACTCAAGAAGCTCTCATCTCAGTCAAAGGGGTTAGTCTGAGTAGCTACCTGGAGGGAGTTATGGCTAGCACCATCTCTGCAAACGCAGGCAAG GGTCGTGAGGCGATGGAGTGGGTGATCAGGAAGCTAAATGCAGAGATCGAAGAGCTGGCAGCCGCCGCCCGCGGCACCATAAGGCCTCCCATGGCTGCTGCTATGACTTCAGAGAAATGA
- the LOC109899672 gene encoding tubulin beta chain isoform X1, whose product MMCSIFATVHHYGRLTLHHNFWEVISEEHGISATGMYEGDDPLQLERLNVYFNEANGGKYVPRGLLLDLEPGTMDSVRGSRIGALFRPDNFIHGNSGAGNNWAKGHYTEGAELVDTVIDRVRQESEGCDCLQGFQFVHSLGGGTGSGMGTLIINKIREEYPDRIMTSFSVLPSPKVSDVVVEPYNATLSIHQLLENTDETFCIDNEALYDICFRTLKLTNPTYGDLNHLVCMTMSGVTTSLRFPGQLNADLRKLAVNMVPFPRLHFFMSGFAPLTARGSQKYRTLSVPELTQQMFDARNMMTACDPRRGRYLTVAGMFRGKMSTKEVDEQMLMMQQRNSNYFVDWIPHNCKVSVCDIPPRGLTMASTFIGNNTAIQEIFRRVGDQFSLMFRRKAFLHWYTGEGMDEMEFTEAENNLNDLVSEYQQYQDAKAEEEGWGPEEVAEEESASPAATRVQSTEVTTMETVTETIETIETIAE is encoded by the exons ATGATGTGTTCGATTTTCGCTACAGTTCACCACTATGGACGGCTCACACTTCATCATAAT TTTTGGGAGGTGATCAGCGAGGAGCATGGAATCAGTGCTACAGGAATGTATGAGGGGGATGATCCTCTTCAGCTGGAGAGGCTCAACGTCTACTTCAACGAGGCAAATG GTGGTAAATATGTTCCCCGGGGCCTGCTCCTTGACCTAGAACCAGGGACCATGGACAGTGTCAGGGGTAGCCGCATAGGAGCTCTCTTCAGGCCAGATAACTTTATACATG GAAACTCTGGTGCTGGGAACAACTGGGCCAAGGGCCACTATACAGAGGGAGCAGAGCTTGTGGACACCGTGATTGACAGGGTGCGTCAGGAGAGCGAGGGATGCGACTGCCTTCAGGGCTTCCAGTTCGTCCACTCTCTAGGTGGCGGGACGGGGTCCGGCATGGGCACCCTCATCATCAACAAGATCCGTGAGGAGTACCCCGATCGCATCATGACCAGCTTCAGTGTCCTGCCCTCGCCCAAGGTGTCAGACGTTGTGGTGGAGCCCTACAATGCCACGCTGTCCATCCACCAGCTCCTAGAGAACACGGATGAGACCTTCTGCATCGACAACGAGGCTCTCTATGACATCTGCTTCCGTACGTTGAAGCTCACCAACCCGACCTACGGTGACCTGAACCACCTGGTGTGCATGACCATGAGCGGAGTCACAACCTCCCTGAGGTTCCCAGGCCAGCTCAACGCCGATCTGAGGAAGTTAGCTGTCAATATGGTGCCCTTTCCTCGCCTCCACTTCTTCATGTCGGGCTTTGCACCTCTCACAGCTCGCGGCAGCCAGAAGTACCGCACCCTCTCCGTGCCCGAGCTCACCCAGCAGATGTTTGATGCCCGTAATATGATGACCGCCTGCGACCCCCGAAGAGGGCGCTATCTGACCGTGGCTGGGATGTTCCGTGGCAAGATGTCCACCAAGGAAGTGGACGAGCAGATGCTGATGATGCAACAGAGGAACAGCAACTACTTTGTGGACTGGATCCCTCACAACTGTAAAGTATCCGTATGTGACATCCCACCTCGGGGGCTCACAATGGCTTCCACCTTCATTGGCAACAACACGGCCATTCAGGAGATCTTCCGTCGCGTAGGAGACCAGTTCTCGCTCATGTTCAGGCGCAAGGCCTTCCTGCACTGGTACACTGGCGAGGGCATGGACGAGATGGAGTTCACAGAGGCAGAGAACAATCTGAATGACCTGGTGTCCGAGTACCAGCAGTACCAGGATGCCAAGGCTGaagaggagggttgggggccCGAGGAGGTGGCTGAGGAAGAGTCGGCTTCACCGGCTGCAACGAGAGTTCAGAGTACGGAAGTTACGACGATGGAGACTGTGACAGAGACTATTGAAACCATTGAGACTATAGCTGAGTAG
- the LOC109899672 gene encoding tubulin beta-6 chain isoform X2 encodes MREIVHLQIGQCGNQIGSKFWEVISEEHGISATGMYEGDDPLQLERLNVYFNEANGGKYVPRGLLLDLEPGTMDSVRGSRIGALFRPDNFIHGNSGAGNNWAKGHYTEGAELVDTVIDRVRQESEGCDCLQGFQFVHSLGGGTGSGMGTLIINKIREEYPDRIMTSFSVLPSPKVSDVVVEPYNATLSIHQLLENTDETFCIDNEALYDICFRTLKLTNPTYGDLNHLVCMTMSGVTTSLRFPGQLNADLRKLAVNMVPFPRLHFFMSGFAPLTARGSQKYRTLSVPELTQQMFDARNMMTACDPRRGRYLTVAGMFRGKMSTKEVDEQMLMMQQRNSNYFVDWIPHNCKVSVCDIPPRGLTMASTFIGNNTAIQEIFRRVGDQFSLMFRRKAFLHWYTGEGMDEMEFTEAENNLNDLVSEYQQYQDAKAEEEGWGPEEVAEEESASPAATRVQSTEVTTMETVTETIETIETIAE; translated from the exons ATGCGTGAAATTGTACATCTACAGATTGGACAGTGTGGAAATCAGATAGGCTCTAAG TTTTGGGAGGTGATCAGCGAGGAGCATGGAATCAGTGCTACAGGAATGTATGAGGGGGATGATCCTCTTCAGCTGGAGAGGCTCAACGTCTACTTCAACGAGGCAAATG GTGGTAAATATGTTCCCCGGGGCCTGCTCCTTGACCTAGAACCAGGGACCATGGACAGTGTCAGGGGTAGCCGCATAGGAGCTCTCTTCAGGCCAGATAACTTTATACATG GAAACTCTGGTGCTGGGAACAACTGGGCCAAGGGCCACTATACAGAGGGAGCAGAGCTTGTGGACACCGTGATTGACAGGGTGCGTCAGGAGAGCGAGGGATGCGACTGCCTTCAGGGCTTCCAGTTCGTCCACTCTCTAGGTGGCGGGACGGGGTCCGGCATGGGCACCCTCATCATCAACAAGATCCGTGAGGAGTACCCCGATCGCATCATGACCAGCTTCAGTGTCCTGCCCTCGCCCAAGGTGTCAGACGTTGTGGTGGAGCCCTACAATGCCACGCTGTCCATCCACCAGCTCCTAGAGAACACGGATGAGACCTTCTGCATCGACAACGAGGCTCTCTATGACATCTGCTTCCGTACGTTGAAGCTCACCAACCCGACCTACGGTGACCTGAACCACCTGGTGTGCATGACCATGAGCGGAGTCACAACCTCCCTGAGGTTCCCAGGCCAGCTCAACGCCGATCTGAGGAAGTTAGCTGTCAATATGGTGCCCTTTCCTCGCCTCCACTTCTTCATGTCGGGCTTTGCACCTCTCACAGCTCGCGGCAGCCAGAAGTACCGCACCCTCTCCGTGCCCGAGCTCACCCAGCAGATGTTTGATGCCCGTAATATGATGACCGCCTGCGACCCCCGAAGAGGGCGCTATCTGACCGTGGCTGGGATGTTCCGTGGCAAGATGTCCACCAAGGAAGTGGACGAGCAGATGCTGATGATGCAACAGAGGAACAGCAACTACTTTGTGGACTGGATCCCTCACAACTGTAAAGTATCCGTATGTGACATCCCACCTCGGGGGCTCACAATGGCTTCCACCTTCATTGGCAACAACACGGCCATTCAGGAGATCTTCCGTCGCGTAGGAGACCAGTTCTCGCTCATGTTCAGGCGCAAGGCCTTCCTGCACTGGTACACTGGCGAGGGCATGGACGAGATGGAGTTCACAGAGGCAGAGAACAATCTGAATGACCTGGTGTCCGAGTACCAGCAGTACCAGGATGCCAAGGCTGaagaggagggttgggggccCGAGGAGGTGGCTGAGGAAGAGTCGGCTTCACCGGCTGCAACGAGAGTTCAGAGTACGGAAGTTACGACGATGGAGACTGTGACAGAGACTATTGAAACCATTGAGACTATAGCTGAGTAG